Proteins found in one Nostoc sp. NIES-3756 genomic segment:
- a CDS encoding helix-turn-helix domain-containing protein, with protein MQEAKILSLFGAHIKKIRTAKGYSQEQLAAFAGLDRTYISGIERGQRNISLMNLVKLAKALEVPAKQLLDFDMEGDDGQQ; from the coding sequence ATGCAGGAAGCTAAAATACTCTCTTTGTTTGGCGCACATATTAAAAAAATCAGGACGGCAAAAGGTTATAGCCAAGAACAACTTGCTGCTTTTGCTGGGTTGGATCGAACTTATATAAGTGGCATAGAAAGAGGGCAACGAAATATTAGCTTGATGAATTTGGTTAAATTAGCTAAAGCGTTAGAAGTTCCCGCCAAGCAACTTTTAGATTTTGATATGGAGGGGGACGATGGACAGCAATGA
- a CDS encoding type II restriction endonuclease, with the protein MDSNEINFLEVIADSYGIDKNSVIFKYIERKTRASERGSKARRSLGNLYALYVLAQDYINENFEGSSFTELMQRMKAMPFGTKLQNHPLDNRLNDEVKRQYKVSDNMLPVQPANLGDGRKARKISVDLLREYNMNPSSCASFIVDAIDSYITIIDSHQTAYLNQIDAAYTDLEIAEVIAEAFAYNSDARLFEIVSFGLLYLHFNKTKVSFSIDGKSFSQKLTLYRTGRTNANDGGIDFVLKPLGNFFQVTETLDFKKYFLDFEKINRFPMSFVIKTNLTQQAVRDKIKEDAVQLYSVEQVDVYMNLFEEIYTLNELKNILDQVKESHDSISKLKEIVVQCFKLEYGLLD; encoded by the coding sequence ATGGACAGCAATGAAATCAATTTTTTAGAAGTAATTGCTGACAGCTATGGAATAGATAAAAACTCTGTAATCTTCAAGTACATTGAACGCAAAACAAGGGCTTCTGAAAGAGGAAGTAAGGCTAGACGTTCTTTAGGTAATTTATATGCGCTTTATGTGTTAGCTCAAGATTATATCAATGAAAATTTTGAGGGTTCAAGTTTCACAGAACTAATGCAACGAATGAAAGCAATGCCATTCGGTACAAAATTACAAAATCACCCTCTGGATAATCGTCTGAATGATGAAGTCAAACGCCAATACAAAGTCAGTGACAATATGCTTCCTGTACAGCCTGCAAATCTTGGAGACGGGAGAAAAGCTAGGAAAATATCCGTCGATTTATTGAGAGAATATAACATGAATCCTAGCTCTTGTGCTAGTTTCATTGTGGATGCCATAGATAGTTATATCACTATTATTGATAGTCATCAAACTGCCTATTTAAACCAAATTGATGCTGCTTACACTGATTTAGAAATTGCTGAAGTAATTGCAGAGGCATTTGCATACAATTCAGATGCTAGACTATTTGAAATAGTTTCTTTTGGATTGCTTTATTTACACTTTAATAAGACAAAAGTTTCTTTTTCTATAGATGGTAAAAGCTTTTCACAAAAGTTAACCCTGTATCGTACAGGGCGAACAAACGCAAATGATGGCGGAATCGATTTTGTTTTAAAACCATTGGGTAATTTCTTTCAAGTTACTGAAACATTAGACTTTAAAAAATACTTTCTAGATTTTGAGAAAATAAATCGTTTTCCCATGAGCTTTGTTATCAAAACTAATTTAACACAACAAGCAGTGAGGGATAAAATTAAAGAAGATGCAGTTCAACTATATAGTGTTGAACAGGTCGATGTATATATGAATTTGTTTGAGGAAATTTATACCTTAAATGAACTTAAGAATATTCTTGACCAAGTTAAAGAATCTCATGATTCAATTTCTAAATTGAAGGAAATTGTTGTTCAATGTTTTAAGCTGGAATATGGGTTATTAGATTAA
- the yhdJ gene encoding adenine-specific DNA-methyltransferase gives MVSKVKVYTKIYKDNSHSIIHGDALENLKCLESESIDLIFADPPYNIGKDFDGLVEKWSQEEFLNWTYQWIDECHRILKPNGTFYLMNSTENMPYLDIKCRNNFYVKSRIIWAYDSSGMQAKRYFGSMYEPILMLTKHDRNYTFNAEDIMVEAKTGAVRQLIDYRKEPPQPYNTKKVPGNVWNFARVRFKMDEYENHPTQKPEALLERIVLASSNVGDMVLDPFSGSFSTCAVAKRLGRKSMGIEINEEYVKIGIRRLDLPSPYTYEELAKEKRRKTKNLSKKVRCITDKQPKQISLI, from the coding sequence GTGGTTTCAAAAGTGAAAGTATATACCAAAATATATAAGGATAATTCTCACAGTATTATTCATGGCGATGCTTTGGAAAATTTAAAATGCCTTGAATCAGAATCCATAGACTTAATCTTTGCTGATCCGCCTTACAATATAGGCAAAGATTTCGATGGTTTGGTAGAAAAATGGTCGCAAGAAGAGTTTCTTAACTGGACGTACCAATGGATTGATGAATGCCACCGGATTCTCAAGCCTAATGGTACATTCTACCTGATGAATAGTACAGAGAATATGCCTTATCTTGATATTAAATGCCGTAATAATTTCTACGTTAAAAGTAGAATAATCTGGGCTTATGATAGCTCAGGAATGCAGGCAAAAAGATACTTTGGCTCGATGTACGAGCCGATACTCATGTTAACAAAACATGACAGAAACTATACATTTAATGCTGAAGATATTATGGTTGAGGCGAAAACTGGTGCAGTACGTCAGTTAATTGATTATCGGAAAGAACCTCCTCAGCCATACAACACAAAAAAAGTACCGGGTAATGTTTGGAATTTTGCGCGTGTACGCTTCAAAATGGATGAGTACGAAAATCACCCAACCCAAAAGCCAGAAGCCCTTTTGGAACGTATCGTTTTAGCATCTTCAAATGTTGGAGACATGGTACTAGATCCATTTTCTGGTAGTTTTTCCACATGTGCAGTAGCCAAGCGTTTAGGAAGAAAGTCTATGGGAATTGAGATAAATGAAGAATATGTAAAAATAGGTATCCGACGGCTAGATTTGCCTTCACCGTACACCTATGAAGAATTAGCGAAGGAGAAGAGAAGAAAAACAAAAAACCTCTCTAAAAAAGTAAGATGTATAACAGATAAACAACCAAAGCAGATATCTTTAATCTAA
- a CDS encoding serine/threonine-protein kinase, which translates to MLCCLNPDCSMPQNPDGKTYCQCCNTPLIPLLRGHYRIIKVLSDEGGFSRTYLSEDIDKLNELCVVKQFAPKVQETSAMNKAVELFKKEAQRLQYLGEHDQIPALLAYFEENNYLFLVQQFINGDNILQELRQGVVYNESKIVEFLSDLLPVLKYIHERGVIHRDIKPQNIIRRHSDGKLVLIDFGAAKQLTATMQTQLGTTIGSLGYTPIEQMQFGKAYPASDLFSLGATCFHLLTGISPSKLWIKQGYGWIDTWPQYWQTSGSDKNASESLVKILNKLLETDTQKRYQSADEVIHDLIDLRSLLAKSKTTIPNSAILPRAWTPSTLLSAPTTQKQPTELFNGKFKQQLLINTVIVLLALGGIRYLYTFPQPVSKSSDSTQPYTLKGHSSDVNSVAFSPDGQFLASGSDDKTIKVWNLKTREKIHTLKGHSGWIWAVAIAPDGKTLASAGADKTIKLWNLTTGEQIRHFQGHSQGVASIAFSPDGKTLASGSLDKTIKLWNLTTGKEIRTLTGHSSEVATIAFSPDGKTLASGSWDKTIKVWNLATSKEIRTLKGHSDLVISVAFSPDGKMLASGSKDKTIRLWNLATGETIHTLKGHSDKVNSVAYVRNHPAIVSGSNDNTIKQWNPTTGEMIRTLKRDSGYIYSVAISPDGRNLASGGSAENIIKVWPMSW; encoded by the coding sequence ATGCTTTGCTGTTTGAATCCTGATTGCTCAATGCCTCAAAACCCTGATGGCAAAACGTATTGCCAATGTTGCAATACACCATTGATACCATTATTACGGGGGCATTATCGTATTATCAAGGTGCTATCAGATGAGGGTGGATTTAGTAGGACATATCTATCAGAAGATATAGATAAACTTAATGAATTATGTGTTGTTAAACAATTTGCGCCTAAAGTTCAAGAGACTTCAGCCATGAACAAAGCTGTTGAGTTATTCAAAAAAGAAGCTCAACGATTGCAATATTTAGGTGAACATGACCAGATTCCTGCGTTACTCGCTTATTTTGAGGAAAATAATTATCTGTTTTTAGTACAGCAGTTTATTAATGGAGACAATATCTTACAAGAATTACGCCAAGGGGTAGTTTACAACGAAAGTAAAATTGTAGAATTTCTCTCAGATTTACTGCCTGTATTGAAATATATCCATGAGCGTGGAGTAATTCATCGAGATATTAAGCCACAGAATATTATTCGCCGCCACAGCGATGGCAAATTAGTACTAATTGATTTTGGCGCGGCCAAGCAGCTAACAGCGACAATGCAGACTCAATTGGGAACTACCATCGGTTCACTAGGTTACACTCCAATTGAACAGATGCAGTTTGGTAAAGCTTACCCAGCCAGTGATTTATTTAGTTTAGGTGCAACTTGCTTTCATCTGCTGACGGGAATTAGTCCTTCCAAACTCTGGATTAAGCAGGGTTACGGTTGGATTGATACTTGGCCGCAATATTGGCAGACTTCAGGTTCAGATAAGAACGCTAGTGAAAGTTTAGTGAAAATTTTGAATAAGCTGTTAGAAACGGACACTCAAAAGCGTTATCAATCGGCTGATGAAGTGATCCATGACTTAATAGATTTGCGATCGCTACTGGCAAAATCCAAAACTACAATACCAAACTCCGCCATCTTGCCAAGAGCTTGGACACCATCAACTTTACTCTCAGCACCTACAACCCAAAAACAGCCTACAGAATTATTCAATGGTAAGTTCAAGCAACAACTGCTAATTAATACAGTTATCGTATTGTTGGCATTAGGAGGAATTAGGTATTTATACACGTTCCCGCAGCCTGTCTCTAAATCTTCCGATTCTACCCAACCCTACACCCTCAAAGGACATTCCAGCGATGTTAATTCTGTAGCCTTTTCCCCTGATGGACAATTCCTTGCCAGTGGCAGCGATGATAAGACAATTAAAGTATGGAATTTAAAAACTAGAGAAAAAATTCATACTCTCAAAGGGCATTCAGGGTGGATTTGGGCTGTTGCGATCGCTCCAGATGGTAAAACTCTCGCTAGTGCAGGCGCAGATAAAACAATCAAATTGTGGAATCTGACAACGGGAGAACAAATCCGCCACTTCCAAGGGCATTCTCAGGGAGTTGCCAGTATTGCTTTTAGTCCAGATGGTAAGACACTTGCTAGTGGCAGTTTAGATAAGACAATTAAACTGTGGAACCTAACAACAGGAAAAGAAATTCGTACCTTAACTGGACATAGTAGCGAAGTTGCCACCATTGCCTTTAGTCCAGATGGCAAGACTCTTGCGAGTGGTAGTTGGGATAAAACCATCAAAGTGTGGAATTTGGCAACCAGTAAAGAAATTCGGACTTTGAAAGGACATTCTGACTTAGTGATTTCTGTAGCCTTCAGTCCAGATGGCAAAATGCTTGCCAGTGGTAGTAAAGACAAAACAATTAGATTATGGAATCTAGCAACCGGAGAGACAATTCACACACTAAAAGGACATTCCGACAAAGTTAACTCCGTCGCCTATGTGCGAAATCATCCAGCTATTGTTAGTGGAAGTAACGACAACACAATTAAACAATGGAATCCAACGACAGGCGAGATGATCCGCACACTAAAGCGCGATTCTGGATACATTTACTCTGTAGCTATTAGTCCAGATGGGCGTAATCTCGCCAGTGGTGGTAGTGCTGAGAATATTATCAAAGTCTGGCCGATGAGTTGGTGA
- a CDS encoding PPC domain-containing protein: protein MTKQKNKNYWFRLNFALIVSISGGLLVANYTPILALGIANHPKKLIIAKTPDERQPEAVQQAIEQIPTSAPPTTPQSQPKQSIDSPIPVRESSNSTESNPTPQPRETNPTPRQSTPVNSNPTPQPRETNPAPRQSTPVNSNPTPQPRETNPAPRQSTPVNSNPTPQPRETNPAPRQSTPPTPQPRQNNSTSPQRNRRAVTNSGRGRNSTSKISPISLVNPPFRQINFVDIAFGVLARGDFQSQGRYFHFYKFEGRENQLIQIRLGGSADSRRSGNLNLNPYMFLLDPDNKVILKRGGVGTNSNIKDAFVFVRLPVKGTYTVAVTSRNPGDTGRYSLALRNDRASYILDESAELNAQRSVIKQNRSPYNVSQFQGKKNQLVSIRVDSINEEFSPYIILLNSQGKTIAADNDKDGIYSALIDRARLPEDDTYYIVVTSNRPINRGTYRVTLF, encoded by the coding sequence ATGACAAAACAAAAGAACAAAAACTATTGGTTTAGATTGAATTTTGCTCTGATTGTTTCCATTAGTGGTGGTTTATTAGTGGCAAACTACACACCTATATTGGCTCTAGGTATTGCTAATCACCCTAAGAAACTGATAATTGCCAAAACACCAGACGAGAGACAACCAGAAGCAGTACAGCAAGCGATCGAGCAAATCCCAACTTCTGCACCGCCAACCACTCCCCAATCACAACCTAAACAATCAATTGATTCACCAATCCCTGTTCGGGAATCTTCCAACTCAACAGAGTCTAATCCAACGCCTCAGCCGAGAGAAACTAACCCAACACCTAGACAATCAACACCTGTCAATTCCAACCCAACGCCTCAGCCGAGAGAAACTAACCCCGCACCTAGACAGTCAACACCTGTCAATTCCAATCCAACACCTCAACCAAGAGAAACTAACCCTGCACCTAGACAGTCAACACCTGTAAATTCCAACCCAACACCTCAACCAAGAGAAACTAACCCTGCACCCAGACAATCAACACCCCCAACACCTCAACCTAGACAAAATAACTCTACTTCACCACAACGAAATCGTAGAGCAGTGACAAACTCAGGTAGAGGTCGCAATTCAACTTCTAAAATTTCTCCAATTTCCTTGGTTAACCCTCCTTTTAGGCAGATTAATTTTGTTGATATTGCTTTTGGTGTACTGGCTAGAGGTGATTTTCAGTCCCAAGGTCGATATTTTCACTTCTATAAATTTGAGGGACGCGAAAACCAACTAATTCAAATCAGGCTGGGTGGTAGCGCTGATTCACGCCGTTCAGGTAACTTAAATCTCAATCCCTATATGTTTCTGCTCGATCCTGATAATAAAGTGATTTTAAAAAGGGGTGGGGTTGGTACGAATAGTAACATTAAGGATGCCTTTGTCTTTGTTCGATTACCTGTCAAAGGCACTTATACAGTTGCAGTAACCAGCCGTAATCCTGGAGATACAGGTCGCTATAGTCTGGCTCTCAGAAATGACAGAGCAAGCTATATTTTAGATGAGTCTGCCGAACTGAACGCTCAAAGATCCGTTATTAAACAAAATCGCAGTCCTTACAATGTGTCTCAGTTTCAAGGTAAAAAGAATCAGCTTGTAAGCATTCGTGTAGATAGTATCAATGAAGAATTTTCTCCTTATATAATCTTGCTTAATTCTCAAGGAAAGACCATCGCTGCTGACAATGACAAAGATGGAATTTATAGTGCTTTGATTGACAGAGCTAGGTTACCTGAGGATGATACATACTACATAGTAGTTACCTCAAATCGTCCTATCAATCGCGGTACATACCGAGTGACTCTTTTCTAA
- a CDS encoding DUF7219 family protein: MVNANQNDKNNFLYPRSRYYGKTKVENLIFNANLQEFSHKVGYITALETSGKLSSDEAYEQIKTLWKQLKRSKKELLVSQEPPILP, from the coding sequence ATGGTAAATGCTAATCAAAACGACAAAAATAACTTTCTTTATCCTCGTAGTCGCTATTACGGCAAGACGAAGGTAGAAAACTTAATATTTAATGCTAATTTGCAAGAATTTTCTCACAAAGTCGGCTACATTACAGCTTTAGAAACCTCAGGTAAGCTTTCTTCTGATGAAGCTTATGAACAAATTAAGACTCTGTGGAAACAATTGAAACGTAGTAAAAAAGAATTGTTGGTCAGTCAGGAGCCACCAATATTGCCGTGA
- a CDS encoding DUF1995 family protein, which translates to MPELPNSLEDAIAQSREATKAALADGYTRIQVDFLFPELKFMPVAEQFLPLLTEYGSGLKVFFADAGASALARRDWADAAFQILDIGTGRVASIQSKIQPEDEIFLFISPTAVEVPQLEKICETIGDRPAIFLTPRLEDAGAVGIGYAARQTRQRFLSTIESSYYLRPVDEETAVFRAYPGQWEIWVENEDGWTKIAELPKKPSGDEIDLILMKGQPQTPGTDGAPVKKPSVFKSLQRFIKALSS; encoded by the coding sequence ATGCCTGAACTTCCCAACAGTCTGGAAGACGCGATCGCCCAATCCCGTGAAGCCACCAAAGCCGCTTTAGCAGATGGTTATACCCGCATCCAAGTAGATTTTTTGTTTCCTGAACTCAAGTTTATGCCTGTGGCGGAACAATTTCTGCCTTTGTTGACAGAATACGGATCTGGCTTGAAGGTTTTCTTTGCTGATGCTGGTGCGTCCGCTTTAGCGCGTCGTGATTGGGCGGATGCAGCTTTTCAAATTTTGGATATTGGTACAGGAAGGGTTGCTTCTATTCAATCGAAAATTCAACCCGAAGATGAGATTTTCCTGTTTATCTCTCCCACGGCTGTGGAAGTACCCCAATTAGAAAAAATTTGTGAAACAATAGGCGATCGCCCCGCCATTTTCTTAACCCCCCGCCTAGAAGATGCTGGCGCTGTGGGTATCGGTTATGCAGCCAGACAAACCCGCCAGCGTTTCCTTAGTACAATTGAGTCTAGCTATTATTTACGTCCCGTTGATGAGGAAACAGCTGTCTTTCGTGCTTACCCTGGACAATGGGAAATTTGGGTAGAAAACGAAGATGGATGGACAAAAATTGCTGAATTACCTAAGAAACCATCAGGTGATGAAATAGATTTAATCCTGATGAAAGGACAACCACAAACACCAGGGACAGATGGTGCGCCTGTGAAAAAGCCCAGTGTCTTCAAGAGTTTGCAACGTTTTATTAAGGCGTTAAGTAGTTAA
- a CDS encoding TetR/AcrR family transcriptional regulator, whose translation MARTGKRVAKSVRPFRDAEVTQQQILDAAEQEFSRHGLNGARMGAIATRAKVTTATLHYYFENKESLYKAVLQRPVDEVQATLGQVNFDDLPPDAALKQIIRIAIANEAKNPQRQMLWFQEASQNQGIYFKECNVLNLHEHLLKTLERGIEEGYFRPLKLFLALTHILSVCLFYFTVHENWKHLTPNIDRLSPELIEEHIEEAIAFILAGVKKSS comes from the coding sequence GTGGCTCGAACAGGAAAACGAGTTGCTAAATCAGTCCGTCCATTTCGAGATGCTGAAGTGACACAGCAGCAAATTTTAGATGCAGCAGAACAAGAATTTTCCCGACATGGGTTAAATGGGGCGCGGATGGGTGCGATCGCCACTCGTGCTAAAGTAACAACGGCAACGCTTCACTACTATTTCGAGAATAAGGAAAGCTTGTACAAGGCAGTATTACAACGTCCAGTTGATGAAGTACAGGCGACTCTTGGACAAGTCAACTTTGATGATTTGCCACCCGATGCAGCACTCAAGCAGATAATTCGGATTGCGATCGCCAATGAAGCCAAAAATCCGCAGCGTCAAATGTTGTGGTTTCAGGAAGCAAGTCAAAATCAGGGAATCTATTTTAAAGAATGCAATGTTTTGAACCTGCACGAACATTTGCTAAAAACTTTAGAAAGAGGGATAGAAGAAGGATACTTTCGTCCTTTAAAACTATTCTTAGCACTGACACATATCTTGAGTGTTTGTCTGTTTTACTTTACAGTCCATGAAAACTGGAAACATCTTACACCCAATATTGACCGATTGAGTCCAGAACTGATTGAGGAACACATAGAAGAAGCGATCGCTTTTATTTTGGCTGGTGTGAAAAAATCTTCATAA
- a CDS encoding PEP-CTERM sorting domain-containing protein (PEP-CTERM proteins occur, often in large numbers, in the proteomes of bacteria that also encode an exosortase, a predicted intramembrane cysteine proteinase. The presence of a PEP-CTERM domain at a protein's C-terminus predicts cleavage within the sorting domain, followed by covalent anchoring to some some component of the (usually Gram-negative) cell surface. Many PEP-CTERM proteins exhibit an unusual sequence composition that includes large numbers of potential glycosylation sites. Expression of one such protein has been shown restore the ability of a bacterium to form floc, a type of biofilm.): protein MKNFKNWGRGVALASSTLALGSALAVSSSISSAQAATILGGITIVGGATIGNVTDPSPVNDTISFTAPFTTVPPATGILSGLIANSISTINLTRAGAASGTSTPYSATIGEPFISFSDGSVFVANNPADATRTFDVGPLGNNVIYNLPQLQGGFFSSSGDFLAQGLFSATRIGGNGADAGFSFNLSVSNVGIGQPVPEPATTGALAALGIGALFTNNVVKKKKVKINA, encoded by the coding sequence ATGAAAAATTTTAAGAACTGGGGTCGCGGAGTCGCATTAGCAAGCAGCACATTGGCTTTAGGATCTGCTTTAGCTGTTTCCTCAAGCATCTCCTCTGCTCAAGCTGCAACAATACTTGGTGGAATCACTATTGTGGGTGGCGCTACTATCGGTAACGTTACTGATCCATCACCAGTAAATGACACTATTTCATTCACTGCGCCTTTTACGACTGTACCCCCCGCTACTGGCATATTATCTGGTTTGATAGCTAACTCAATATCTACTATTAACCTAACTCGTGCAGGAGCAGCGTCAGGAACATCAACACCCTACTCAGCTACAATTGGCGAGCCATTCATTAGTTTTAGTGATGGTTCTGTCTTCGTAGCTAATAATCCTGCGGATGCTACTAGAACTTTTGATGTTGGCCCTCTTGGGAATAATGTAATATACAATTTGCCTCAATTACAAGGAGGGTTTTTCAGTAGCAGTGGCGACTTCTTAGCTCAAGGACTCTTTTCAGCAACTCGAATCGGTGGCAATGGAGCCGATGCTGGCTTCAGCTTTAATCTGTCTGTTAGTAATGTAGGAATAGGCCAGCCAGTACCAGAACCTGCAACCACAGGCGCACTTGCTGCTTTAGGAATAGGTGCGTTGTTTACAAACAACGTGGTTAAGAAAAAGAAAGTAAAAATAAACGCTTAA
- a CDS encoding C2 family cysteine protease — protein sequence MAIDKAGNTLSNSQKITFNTKTQTISDWVGSSDINDFYSFSLSSHSSVSIAMDGLSANADLQLLKDNNSNNSIDKGDVIASSNKGGTLSESISETLNAGNYFIRVYSKSGDTKYDLKFSPTSSNSSEEAAKESSASSNTVNSTLAVTNADWFSQNLSDQKIISLARNLASDSKLSRQDMLDIFRNVQDNSVVDSNEVEDLKALVAAGNKFNMEDHVEWLSAQVANGASAGMSASSFESNLVGRWFLGTVAPKAEFNGKKLTYTEVKGNLFGSTNKAEIGDIHQGIINDCTFLAALGATFSRQSDDSGNASSSVINSMIKDNGDNTYTVRFYSGAYYAPGEAQYVTVDRRIVTSIAAQRNDGVLWVALVEKAYAQWREWKDGRPGYNIIGNGGALAPPLSFITGRKTTNYSASKINFSTLETALKAGKAITTSRSGKDTSFILGSHAYSVTNAYISASGEQRVVVRNPWGVDGKAKSGANDGFINLSYKEFINSFNLGVSVS from the coding sequence ATGGCTATTGATAAAGCAGGCAACACTCTCAGTAACAGTCAAAAAATAACTTTCAACACGAAAACACAGACTATTTCTGATTGGGTAGGCTCCTCAGATATCAATGATTTCTATAGCTTTAGTTTAAGTTCCCATAGTAGTGTGAGTATTGCTATGGACGGCTTAAGCGCTAATGCGGATTTACAACTGCTTAAAGACAATAACAGCAATAACTCAATTGATAAAGGTGATGTGATTGCTAGTTCTAATAAAGGTGGAACCCTCAGTGAATCAATTAGCGAAACTTTAAACGCTGGGAATTACTTTATTAGAGTCTATTCAAAAAGTGGTGACACTAAATACGATTTGAAATTTTCTCCAACTTCTTCAAACTCCTCAGAAGAAGCCGCCAAAGAGAGTAGCGCTAGTAGCAATACAGTAAATAGCACATTAGCCGTTACTAATGCAGATTGGTTTAGTCAAAATTTAAGTGACCAAAAAATTATTTCTCTGGCACGTAATTTAGCATCTGATAGTAAATTAAGCCGTCAGGATATGTTGGATATTTTCAGAAATGTCCAAGATAATTCTGTGGTTGACAGCAATGAGGTAGAAGATCTGAAAGCATTAGTTGCTGCTGGCAATAAATTTAATATGGAAGACCATGTTGAATGGCTCTCAGCACAGGTTGCGAATGGAGCCTCAGCAGGCATGAGTGCTAGTAGTTTTGAGTCTAACTTAGTCGGTCGCTGGTTCTTAGGAACTGTAGCACCAAAAGCTGAGTTTAATGGTAAAAAGCTTACTTACACTGAGGTCAAGGGTAATCTGTTTGGTAGTACTAATAAGGCGGAAATTGGTGATATTCATCAAGGAATAATCAATGACTGTACATTTTTAGCAGCTTTGGGTGCAACCTTTAGCCGTCAGTCTGATGATTCTGGTAATGCTTCCAGTTCTGTGATTAATAGCATGATTAAAGACAACGGAGACAATACTTATACTGTACGCTTTTACTCAGGTGCATATTATGCACCTGGTGAAGCACAATATGTAACAGTAGACCGTCGTATCGTCACCAGTATAGCTGCTCAAAGAAATGATGGTGTTCTTTGGGTAGCGTTAGTAGAAAAAGCTTATGCTCAATGGCGCGAATGGAAAGATGGTCGCCCTGGCTATAATATCATTGGTAATGGCGGCGCTCTTGCTCCTCCGCTTAGCTTCATTACAGGACGCAAGACCACTAACTATAGTGCCAGTAAAATCAATTTCTCGACGCTGGAAACTGCTTTAAAAGCTGGCAAGGCTATAACTACATCACGTTCAGGCAAAGATACTTCGTTTATTTTAGGTTCCCATGCCTATTCAGTGACCAACGCTTACATTAGTGCTAGCGGTGAGCAACGTGTTGTAGTTCGCAACCCTTGGGGCGTAGACGGCAAGGCTAAAAGTGGCGCTAATGATGGGTTTATCAACCTATCCTATAAAGAGTTCATCAACTCTTTCAATCTAGGGGTTAGCGTCTCCTAG